The Deinococcus aestuarii genome includes the window CGTTGGTGCCCACCTGCCGTGGAGCGTGCGTCACCCGGCGCAGGGCCTACTGGTCCCCCACCGCTTTGTGCCTTCGCGCGCCCGTCGTGTGGACCTTGAGCGGCCGTGGTGCTCCCCACCCTCGTCCCGCACCCTCCAACTCAGGAGAGCCACCTTCGTGCCTCCGGTCCGCCGACCCTTAACATCCCGGCATGGCCCGCTCCTCCGCAGCCATCGACCTTCCCACCGCCACGGCGCTTCTTCGCGCCGATCTCCCCCAATTCGCGCACCTCGCCGTGACGCTCCTCGGCGAGGGCACCGACCACCTCGCCCTCGACCTGGGCGGGCACTACGTCTTCCGCTTCCCAAAACGACCAGACACGGCCGCCGCCCTCCAGAGCGAGGCGAGGCTCACCGGGTGGCTCGCCCCGGTGTTCCCCCTGGCGATCCCCAGGTACGAGTTTGTCCGGAGACTCGGCCAGGACCCGGCCCACAGCTACGCGGGCTACGCGAAACTTCCCGGAACACCCGCCTTGTTCCGGGAGGCCCAGCACACCCCCTTCGCCGTCGTCGGACCTCCCCTCGGCACCTTTCTGCGTCGGCTGCACGACATGAGGGTCGAGGAGGCCCGGGCGCTCGGCGTCCCAGTAGAGGACGACCCCGGGCTCGACGAGTGGGCGCAGGAGGCATTGAGCGACCTCGCTCTGGCGGTGGAACGCGGGGAGGTGTCCACCGACGCCGGGAGGCAGTGGGAACACCTGCTGATGACCCCGCCCTCGCCCGAGACCGTCGCACCCTGCCTCATCCACGGTGACCTGGCCGCCGAGCACGTCCTGCTCGACGAGCAGGGCACACCGACGGCGGTGATCGACTGGAGCGACGCCGAGGTGGGTGACCCCGCCCGGGATTTGGCCGGTGTCCTGCACTGGGGCGGCGACGGACTGCTGCACCTGGTCCTGGAGACCTACGGCAGGGTGGATGAACGCACGCTGGAGCGGGCACGCTGGTTGGCCGTGTGTCGCGCCCTCGGGGACCTCACGTACGGCGCGGAGAACGGTCTGGACGCCTACGTTCGTGCGGGGAAGCGGGCGTTGGGTTGGCTCTCCCCGCCTTGATCCTGAAGTTCCTGGGAGGAGCAGGCGGAGGCTTCGCCTGGCCGCCACGGCCCGACCTCGACGAGCACCTCGAGGTCGGGCGGCGGGCAAGACGGGGAGGTCGCTGAGCTTGCCCTGCCCTCGAATGACACAGGCAGAGGGCACGGGCGCACGAGCTGGCCCAAGACGTCTCCGAGTTGCACCGCGTTTTCCACGGAGGGGCAGCAGGGAGGCGGGAGAGCGAGCAGAACAGCGTCCTCCGGGCAAGTTCGCTTGCATTCCGAGGGTGCAGCCGTCACGATGCAGGCCATGACCAAAAAAGCGGCGAAGGCTCCGGCCAAGAAGACGGCAGCGAAGCAGCAGGCGGCGGAAGCCGAGCCGACCCCTCAGACTCCAGCCGAGAGCAGCGCGGGCGGCAAGATCGCCAAGACGCAGCTCGTCGAGCAGGTGGCCCAGCAGAGCGGTCTGACGAAGAAGCAGGCGGGTCAGGCTGTGGATGCGGCGATGGAAGTGATCGTGGACGCGATCAAGCAGGGGCAGAGCGTGGGGTTGCCTGGTCTGGGGACGCTGAGTGTGAAGGCGACCGCCGCCCGCACCGGCGTGCGCCCGGGGACCAGCGACCGGATCCAGATTCCGGCGGGCCGCAAAGTTGCCTTCAAAGTCGCCAACACCCTGAAGGGGGCGCTCGGCCCCACGGGTGACACCGCCGCCGAGTAAAACCCTGCCACCCGAGCGCCCTCCAGGGGGCGCTTTTTGCTTGAGTCACGCGGGAGGACCGACGCCCAGGAGAGTCAGGAGTCGAACAGGCCCGGTTGCGTCGAGACTGATACGGCCACGGGCAGGGCTTGCACTTCCCGGAACTCCAGCCCGCGCCCCTCCAACTGCGCTCGCGCCGGCGCCGTGATCGAAGGCGCGGCCAGAATTCCTCGCACCACCGCCGGCCCCACCGTCCGCTGCACCGCCTGCACGTACCGGGCGAGTTGCGACACCGCATCCTGCGTCGCCCGCCCCCGCTTCAGTTCCACCACGACAAAGCGTCCCTGAGCATCCTGCGCGTACAGGTCAATGCCGCCTGACTCCACCAGCAACTCCCGGTTCAGCACGCGTAAGCCCGGCTCGATCAAGTCCGGGTGACGCGCAAGGGCGTCCTGCATCTGCGCTTCCGACCCCGACAGCACAAACCCCGCTTCCTCCGAGAGTTCCAGGGCTTGCGCGAGGTGCGCTTCCAGAAAGACCACCCGCACCTGTTCCGCCGGACTCCGCCGAGAAGCCATCAACACGCCCTGCCCCTCCTCGACCCGGGCCGTGATCTCGTCCGTGCGCGGCTGCCAGTTCATCGGCCGCACGCCCTTCGGCGCATGGATTTGCACACTCCCGTCCCGCTTGAGGAGGACCAGGTAGGAACCGACGTCCGCCGTGCTGGCCGCACGACCTTGGTACGTGACCTCCGCCAAGCCCGCGACCTGCACCAGGCAGTCGCGCGTCCGCGTGTGCCGCAGCAGGAAGGCGACCAGGTCCGCCGCAGAAGGGGAGAGCAGTTGCTCGCGAATCACGCGTTCAACTCCCGGAAGACGTTGGGGAACGGCATCCCTCTATCCTGAAGGACAAACCAGCAGAAAGGAATATGCTGGAGGCGTATTTGGTAGCGCCCCCTGTGATCCCTTGGCTCCTCCCCCTTCCTCCATGAGGCCGCGAACGTTGAGTCACCCCCTCACCCACCACCCGGCTGCGGAAGGACTGGACCCCTGGGTGTTCGGGCATGACTCCACCCCGGGCATCGTGTCCGTCCACGCCGACCTCACGGGTCAGGCGCTGGTCTGGCGGCGTGATGGGGAACAGGTGGTGCTGGAGCGCACCCGCTTCCGCCCCTGGCTGTACGCGCAGGACTTGGTGGACGTGCAGCATCTCGGCCCGCGTCTCACCCGCGACAACGACCAAGCCCCCTTCAGCGTGCAAGAACTCCCCGGACCCCCAGGCAGCCTGAAGTACCTGCTCACAGCACAAGATGGCCGGACCCTCCGGCAGGCCATCCTTTCCGGCGCATCCCGACGCCTCGGGCGGCCCGTCACCAGCCTGCACGACCTCCGCGGGTACTACACGGTCGGTCCCACCGAGCAGTACCTGATGGCTTCCGGCCGCACGTACTTCAAGGGGATGACCTTCGACGACCCGCACCGCCTCCAGTTCGACCTGGAAACCACCAGCCTGAGCCCCGAGACCGGGCGCATCTTCATGATGGCCGTGCGCGATAACCGCGGCTTCGAGACCGTGCTGGAAGTTCGGCGGGCGGTGCAGGAACCCGAGCTGATCCAAGCACTCGTGCAAGTCATCCAGGAACGCGACCCAGACGTTTTGGAGAACCACAACATTCACGCGTTCGACCTCCCGTTCCTGATGGGCCGGGCGCAGATGCATGGCGTGGAGCTGAACCTGGGTCGCCCGGGGGGCCGACCAGGCGTGTGGCGGGTGCAGGACGGTCGCTCCTCCCCCCACTGGGCCTGCGCGGGTCGAGAGATCGTGGACACCATCGACGCCGTGCGCCGCCTCGACCTGCCGAGCGCGAGCCTCAAAGTCGTCTCACGACTCTTCGGCATCGCTCCCGAGGACCGAGTGTACCTGGAGGGCGACCAGATCGCCGACACCTACCGCACCGACCCCGCCACCGTGCGGCGGTACGCCTTGCAGGACGTGCAGGAGGTCGACGCCCTCGCCCGCCGCGTGCTGGCCCCCTCCTTCGCCCTCGCGAAGATGGCCCCACGTCCCTATCACCGGCTGCCCTACGCTGGCACCGCCACCGGCCTGCTCGAACCCATGCTGGTCCGTGCTTACCTGCAAGCTGGACACGCCCTCCCTGGGGACCAGCCCTTCGCTGGGGAGCCGCACCAGGGCGGGGCCGTCCACCTGTATGCCGAGGGCGTCTTGCCGCGTGTCGTGAAGGTCGACATTGCCAGCATGTACCCCAGCCTGATCCGCCACGAGCGCATTGGTCCCACCTGCGATCCGCTCGGCGTCTTCCTGCACCTCATGGATCACCTGACCGCCCTGCGGCTGTACCACAAGGCGGCGGCCAAGCGCGGCGACCCAGGTGAGCACGACGCAATGCAAAGCGCGATGAAGCTGGTCGTGAACTCCGGGTACGGGTACCTGGGTGCCGGGAGGCTGGCCTTGTTCGCCGACCGGGAGGCGGCCGACCGCATCACTCGGCGGGGACGCGAGGTGCTGCACCAGGTCGTCGAAGCCATTCAGGAGCGCGGCGTCACCCTGATCGAAGCGGACACGGATGGCGTGTTCTTCTCCTGCCCGGACGGCTGGAGGGAGGAAGACGAGCGCAAGCTCATCGCCGAGGTCGACGCCCTGTTGCCGGAGGGTGTGTCCCTGGAGTTCGACGGGCGGGCCAGGGCCATGCTCAGCCACGAGATCAAGAACTACGCCCTGCTGCGCTACGACGGCCAGCTCGTCCTCCGAGGCGCGGCGTTCGAATCCAGCCGGACCGAGGCGTATGGACGAGCGTTCTTGCACCAAGCCCTGACGTGCCTGCTCTCCGGGGACGTGCCCGGTGTGCAGGCGGCGTACCTGAGCACCCTGCGCTCGCTGGAGACCCGCCGGTTCACGAACGCGGAGGTGGCGAGCCGGGTGCGCCTCACCAAGACGCCCGAGGACTACGCGGCGACGCGTGCGACGCGCAAGGAGGCCGCGTACGAGGCCCTGCATCGCTTGGGCCGGACCTGGCGGGCGGGGGAGCGGGTGACGCTGTACCACCGGACCGGGGTGGGGCTGGTGCCGCTCGACACGAACCCGAACGGGCAGGACTATGACGTGAAGCACTACGCGGCGAACCTGCGGCAGGCGTACGCGACGCGCCTGCGCAAGGCGTTGCGCCCGGAGGATTACCGGCAACTCTTCGAACACGTCGGCCAGCCGAGCCTGTTCGATCAACCTGTCGAGGGCATGCAGTCGATTTGGTTGCCGGTCACGCCCTCCTGAGGGAGACCTGATAGTCTGACCATCACGGCGACTTCAGCCGGAGATGCATTCCCAGCGGCGTGAACGGCTCCCCGAGGAGTTCGCCCGTGCGAGGGTCGAACCGGAACGCCTGACCATCCACGGTCACGCTCCACACCCGTTCCCCCCGGCGCGTCACCTGCCCCGCTCGCACCCGCGCGAAGTGGTGGTCAAACACCACGACGGCCACTTGCTTGCCGGTCAAGGCCTGCATCAAGGGCACGGCGAGGCGGGCTTGACTCGCGGCGCGCTCCACCTGTTTCAAGGTCGCCGCGTTCACTTGGACGGAACGGCTCCCCACCGAACGGAGGAGAGTCAACGAGCCTTCCGCCCATTCGCGGAGGGCTGGACGGGGTTCCTCCAGCAAGGCTTCCAGGCGCTCGCGCAGAGCTGAAGTGGGGAGGAGGTCCGACCCAACGTACAAGGGCAGGCTCCGATGGTCCTCCACCGCTTGCGGGACGTGCACGTCCCGCAGCCGCTGAACGTGCTGCCCCCGCTCCTCAACGGAAGCCGCAGGCACCTTGAGTCTGGGAGGCAGGGGTTGAGGGAGAGCGTCTTCCACGGGCGTCTGCCACACCGTCTCGACGGGCGCAGCTTCCACCTCCACCAGGTCCTGCGGTGCAGCCTGGCTCTCCGGGAGCGCAGCAGGTTCCACCCTCCAGCCGTTCGCCCAACTCTCCTTCCCGTACGCCAGCCGCAACGTGTCCTTGGCGCGCGTCAGGGCCACGAACAGCACGCAGCGCTCCTCTTCCGGGTCCCCATGCGGAGACGGCATCAACTCCGGGTACAGCAGCGTCACCCGCTCCCACTCCAACCCTTTCGCTCGGTGAACCGTGCTGAGCAGCACGTCCGCGTCCTCGTGGTACAAGCCTCGCAGCACGCCCATCACGTCGGTCACACTGGCCGTTCCACCAGCCACGTTCGCCGCGCGTAAGGCCAACAGGCGCAGGCAGGCGCACAGGTCCTTGAGTTCCCCCAGCCCCTTCTTCGCCGCCAGGTCCCCTTCCTCCGCCTTCTTGACCAAGGGTGTCGCACGCTTCTCGTACAGCCCGTTCACCAGGTTCTTGATCTCGTCTTTGGTGAACGGGCCCGGGAACGCGTCCTGCGCCGCCGTCTCCAAGCGGGTGGCCAAGTCCCGGCCTCGAATGTTCACGCTGACGTTCTGCGTCATCAACAGCAGGGCGGCACGGACGAGTGGGGCGTTCAGGCGAGAGAGGATCACGTCCCCACGCGTGTACGTCGCCGTGTCCGCAGCCAGGTGCTCGACGGTCCCCGCCCGTGCTTGGGGGGCCGCCTGGATGAAGGTGCTGGCGTTCCGAGCGAGGTGCACGTGGCTGACCGGGCAACGAAAGGAGACGCTCAACGGTAACTCCTGAGCGTCTAAGCGCTCGGCGAGGCGCCATAAGCCTTGCGGGTCTGCCCCAGCGTAGGTATAGATCGCCTGCTCGGGGTCTCCCACCGCAATCAGCCGACCAGCACGGCGGTCATGGCCGGCCAAGCCCAGCAGGTGGGTGACGAAGCGCTGCCGAAGGGGGGTGAGGTCTTGAGCCTCATCCACGAGGGCCACACCCAGCGTCCCTTCGGCATACCCCAGTTCCAGCGGGAGCCAGAGGAAATCCGTGAAGTCCGGCCCTCCTCCCGCTTGCCAGTCGTGCAGGCTGAGTCGCTTCATCCCATGCAGGACCCAGCGTAAGGTGCCCAGGTCTTGCTCCTGGGGCCATTCCGCCGCGAGGGCCAGGGCGACGAGATCATCCTCGTGAGCATCCCCGTCCAGCGCTTGCTCCCGGGCCGCATCCCACGCGCGCGCCGCCACCCGCACCACCCGGCGCTCCACCCGCTCGCCCGCATACAGCACCCCGGCCAGACGCAGACTCTTGTCCTCCTCCACGTCGAGGGCGGCCTGGCGCTCCCGGCACAGCACCCGCAGCCCGTACGCGTGCAGGGTGCTCGCTGACACCCGGGGCGGCAAGCGAGGCCCCACGTCCACCACCGCGTGCTTGTTGTACGCGAAGTACACCACGGGGCGTGTGGTGTCCAAGTGCCAGGCCGCTTCGGTAAGCGTCGTCGTCTTCCCGCTCCCAGCGGTCGCGCGCAAGACCAGGTGCCGTTCGGTGTCACGCACGGCCACCACGAAGGCCCGTTGCTGCGGCGTGAAGTGCTGCGGGAGAGGGCGTGGTTTGGACGTTCGAGCGCGGAGCTGACTCCCCCGCCAGGACACGTAACTCACAGAGGTGTCTTTCGGGGTGGGAGTGAGGGCATCGCAAGTCCTTTCACGGCGAGGGAGCCATCCAGCGGGTGGGCGCAGCAGTCTCCGCCCGAATCCAGGCCCTCACTGTGAAGCAGCACCAGCAGCAGATGCAAGCCAACCCGTCCAGCAGGACGAGGTGGAGCCTCTGTGGCTCGACACGCCGCGGTTCTGGCTCAACGGCACTTGCTCGCCCAAGGACGTCTCGGGCGCCGCCGCGCAGCTCCTCTCGGACTCCAACCCTTCACCTGTGCGCTCCCAGGGCTGAGCAAGCCTTCACACGCCCTTCCCGATTTCGCCCGGCGCACTGGGCCCCCGGCGGACCAGCGTCATGACGCTGATCCCCAGCAACCGCACCCCCCGTCCGGCCAAGAGGTCCGGAGTCAGCAATCGCTTGGCTGCCTCGGCCAGGTCGTCCGCACCCTCCAGGGGCTGGGCCCAGGTCCGGCGGCGAGTCACGGGCGTCCAGTCCTCATACCGCAGCTTCAGCACCACCGTCCGGCCCACATACCCGCGCTTCGCGAGCCGGGCCGCCACCTCGGCCGCCACCCCCGGCACCTCCCCGAGCAGCGCCTCCCGCGTCGTGAGGTCTGAATCGAAGGTCCGCTCCACCCCGATGGACCGCGCCTCACGGTGCGCTTCCACCGGCCGCTCGTCTATCCCGCGCGCCAGCTCGGACAGCCGGAGAGCCAACTTGCCCGCCCCCAGAATCGCTTGCAGTTCGGCCAGCGACCGCGCACGTAGCTCTGCGCCGGTCTGAATGCCGCGTGCCTGGAGCTTGCCCGCGATGACCGGGCCGACCCCGTAAAAGTCCTCGATAGGCAGGGCGGCCAAGAGCGCGTCCACCGCCTCGGGAAGGATTACGGTCAGGCCGTCCGGCTTGTGTCGCCCGCTCGCGAGCTTGGCGAGGAATTTGTTCACCGAGACCCCCGCCGAGGAGGTCAAGCGCGTCTCCGTCAAGATGTCGGTCTTGATCGCCCGGGCGAGGCGTTCCGCGTCAGCGAGCGTTCGTCCCGCCTGGGTCACGTCGAGGTACGCCTCGTCGAGAGCGAGCGGTTCCACCACGTCGGTGTACCGGGCGAAAATCTCCTGGAGGTGGGCCGACACGGCGCGGTAGACCTCCATCCGCTGGGGGATCAGCACGAGGTCGGGGCAGCGTTGCACGGCAAAGTGGACGGGCATCGCGCTCCTGACCCCGAAACGCCGGGCGACATAGTTCGCCGTCATCACCGCCCCCTTGCGGGCGGTAGCGATGACGGCGACAGGCTGCTCGGCCAGGTCCGGGCGGTCGCGCACCTCGATGGCGGCGTAGAAGGCATCCATGTCCACATGCACGATCAGGCGGGTCAGGGCGCCGTGTTCCTCTCCAGGAGGCACCACGCCACCTCCCCGCGCCCAGCCTCCCGCAGCGCCGCGTTCGCTTGGCTGAAGGGCCGACGCCCCAGGAAGCGCGCCGCACTCAGCGGGCTGGGGTGCCCCGCCTCCAACACGACGTGGTGGGAGGCGGTGATGAGTCGGGCCTTGCGACGGGCGTGCGCCCCCCACAACAGGAAGACCACCCGCTCAGGCTGCGCGTTCACCGCCCGGATCACCGCGTCCGTGAACGCCTCCCACCCCCGGTTCGCGTGGCTGCCCGGCTCCCCCTGCCGCACCGTGAGCACCGCGTTCAGCAGCAACACCCCCTGCCGTGCCCACGCCCGCAGGTCCCCGTGGCGGGGAAGGGGGCACCCCAGATCGTCTGCGAGTTCCCGGTGGATATTCGCCAGGCTGGGCGGCACCCGCATCCCGGCCCGCACGCTGAAGGCCAGGCCCTGTGCCTGTCCGGGGCCGTGATACGGGTCCTGTCCCAGGATCACCACCCGCACGTCCTGGAGGGGCGTGAGGTGCAGCGCCGCGAAGACCTCCGGCTCGGGCGGGTAGACCGGGCCCCGCTCGCGCTCAGAGGCGACCAAGGCCCAGAGGTCGCGGAAGGCCGCTCGCGCCATCACCGGGCCCAGGGCCGCCTGCCAGTCCGCCGGGAGACGCGGCAGGGTCACCGGTGGCACCTCGGGAACCAGCATGTCGAAGAGCAGGGGTTGCCCAGGGGAGAGGATCGGGCGCAGAGGGGAGGGCGCTGGGCGGGTCGCGACCGTTGTCCGCTGCCCCCTTCGGCTCG containing:
- a CDS encoding phosphotransferase; protein product: MARSSAAIDLPTATALLRADLPQFAHLAVTLLGEGTDHLALDLGGHYVFRFPKRPDTAAALQSEARLTGWLAPVFPLAIPRYEFVRRLGQDPAHSYAGYAKLPGTPALFREAQHTPFAVVGPPLGTFLRRLHDMRVEEARALGVPVEDDPGLDEWAQEALSDLALAVERGEVSTDAGRQWEHLLMTPPSPETVAPCLIHGDLAAEHVLLDEQGTPTAVIDWSDAEVGDPARDLAGVLHWGGDGLLHLVLETYGRVDERTLERARWLAVCRALGDLTYGAENGLDAYVRAGKRALGWLSPP
- a CDS encoding HU family DNA-binding protein; protein product: MTKKAAKAPAKKTAAKQQAAEAEPTPQTPAESSAGGKIAKTQLVEQVAQQSGLTKKQAGQAVDAAMEVIVDAIKQGQSVGLPGLGTLSVKATAARTGVRPGTSDRIQIPAGRKVAFKVANTLKGALGPTGDTAAE
- the nucS gene encoding endonuclease NucS — its product is MIREQLLSPSAADLVAFLLRHTRTRDCLVQVAGLAEVTYQGRAASTADVGSYLVLLKRDGSVQIHAPKGVRPMNWQPRTDEITARVEEGQGVLMASRRSPAEQVRVVFLEAHLAQALELSEEAGFVLSGSEAQMQDALARHPDLIEPGLRVLNRELLVESGGIDLYAQDAQGRFVVVELKRGRATQDAVSQLARYVQAVQRTVGPAVVRGILAAPSITAPARAQLEGRGLEFREVQALPVAVSVSTQPGLFDS
- a CDS encoding 3'-5' exonuclease, which translates into the protein MSHPLTHHPAAEGLDPWVFGHDSTPGIVSVHADLTGQALVWRRDGEQVVLERTRFRPWLYAQDLVDVQHLGPRLTRDNDQAPFSVQELPGPPGSLKYLLTAQDGRTLRQAILSGASRRLGRPVTSLHDLRGYYTVGPTEQYLMASGRTYFKGMTFDDPHRLQFDLETTSLSPETGRIFMMAVRDNRGFETVLEVRRAVQEPELIQALVQVIQERDPDVLENHNIHAFDLPFLMGRAQMHGVELNLGRPGGRPGVWRVQDGRSSPHWACAGREIVDTIDAVRRLDLPSASLKVVSRLFGIAPEDRVYLEGDQIADTYRTDPATVRRYALQDVQEVDALARRVLAPSFALAKMAPRPYHRLPYAGTATGLLEPMLVRAYLQAGHALPGDQPFAGEPHQGGAVHLYAEGVLPRVVKVDIASMYPSLIRHERIGPTCDPLGVFLHLMDHLTALRLYHKAAAKRGDPGEHDAMQSAMKLVVNSGYGYLGAGRLALFADREAADRITRRGREVLHQVVEAIQERGVTLIEADTDGVFFSCPDGWREEDERKLIAEVDALLPEGVSLEFDGRARAMLSHEIKNYALLRYDGQLVLRGAAFESSRTEAYGRAFLHQALTCLLSGDVPGVQAAYLSTLRSLETRRFTNAEVASRVRLTKTPEDYAATRATRKEAAYEALHRLGRTWRAGERVTLYHRTGVGLVPLDTNPNGQDYDVKHYAANLRQAYATRLRKALRPEDYRQLFEHVGQPSLFDQPVEGMQSIWLPVTPS
- a CDS encoding UvrD-helicase domain-containing protein, which produces MRDTERHLVLRATAGSGKTTTLTEAAWHLDTTRPVVYFAYNKHAVVDVGPRLPPRVSASTLHAYGLRVLCRERQAALDVEEDKSLRLAGVLYAGERVERRVVRVAARAWDAAREQALDGDAHEDDLVALALAAEWPQEQDLGTLRWVLHGMKRLSLHDWQAGGGPDFTDFLWLPLELGYAEGTLGVALVDEAQDLTPLRQRFVTHLLGLAGHDRRAGRLIAVGDPEQAIYTYAGADPQGLWRLAERLDAQELPLSVSFRCPVSHVHLARNASTFIQAAPQARAGTVEHLAADTATYTRGDVILSRLNAPLVRAALLLMTQNVSVNIRGRDLATRLETAAQDAFPGPFTKDEIKNLVNGLYEKRATPLVKKAEEGDLAAKKGLGELKDLCACLRLLALRAANVAGGTASVTDVMGVLRGLYHEDADVLLSTVHRAKGLEWERVTLLYPELMPSPHGDPEEERCVLFVALTRAKDTLRLAYGKESWANGWRVEPAALPESQAAPQDLVEVEAAPVETVWQTPVEDALPQPLPPRLKVPAASVEERGQHVQRLRDVHVPQAVEDHRSLPLYVGSDLLPTSALRERLEALLEEPRPALREWAEGSLTLLRSVGSRSVQVNAATLKQVERAASQARLAVPLMQALTGKQVAVVVFDHHFARVRAGQVTRRGERVWSVTVDGQAFRFDPRTGELLGEPFTPLGMHLRLKSP
- the dinB gene encoding DNA polymerase IV, with amino-acid sequence MVPPGEEHGALTRLIVHVDMDAFYAAIEVRDRPDLAEQPVAVIATARKGAVMTANYVARRFGVRSAMPVHFAVQRCPDLVLIPQRMEVYRAVSAHLQEIFARYTDVVEPLALDEAYLDVTQAGRTLADAERLARAIKTDILTETRLTSSAGVSVNKFLAKLASGRHKPDGLTVILPEAVDALLAALPIEDFYGVGPVIAGKLQARGIQTGAELRARSLAELQAILGAGKLALRLSELARGIDERPVEAHREARSIGVERTFDSDLTTREALLGEVPGVAAEVAARLAKRGYVGRTVVLKLRYEDWTPVTRRRTWAQPLEGADDLAEAAKRLLTPDLLAGRGVRLLGISVMTLVRRGPSAPGEIGKGV